The following coding sequences lie in one Capsicum annuum cultivar UCD-10X-F1 chromosome 5, UCD10Xv1.1, whole genome shotgun sequence genomic window:
- the LOC124898495 gene encoding uncharacterized protein LOC124898495 has translation MMVKATSSYVYYVYESGRRYIVDIDRGTCNYCRLNTIIRTYELPIVPMPNMKDLNVPEFVYAEEVLPSKYKRPPSRPKKGRHLKSNELLIASSNHCCKCRHAGHNHRTYNYFPKEG, from the exons ATGATG GTTAAGGCAACTAGTAGTTATGTGTACTATGTATATGAATCAGGAAGGAGGTACATTGTTGATATTGATCGTGGGACGTGTAACTATTGCCg GTTAAACACCATTATCAGGACCTATGAACTCCCAATAGTTCCTATGCCGAACATGAAGGATTTAAATGTTCCAGAATTTGTTTATGCCGAAGAAGTTTTGCCATCCAAATACAAAAGACCTCCGAGTAGGCCAAAGAAAGGAAGGCATTTGAAATCTAATGAATTACTTATTGCAAGCTCAAACCATTGCTGTAAATGCAGGCATGCAGGCCACAACCATAGGACATACAATTACTTTCCAAAAGAAGGTTGA